Proteins found in one Sardina pilchardus chromosome 11, fSarPil1.1, whole genome shotgun sequence genomic segment:
- the LOC134095316 gene encoding ZP domain-containing protein-like, protein MRCVVVEVEHHQFVPEANVICTENFMAIELETSISESIQLHVDHLRLNDPSCTLYSNGTHVFANMSLNTCGTTVEEDQDSLFFKNEIVSFDNQSNVITRINQVEFQFFCKYPKRSNVTLEFDTHRGPYAFVQKGFGTFSYQFEFFHSSQFQYRRDPNSYPLEYSLGEMMYMQIEGMSSVNNTELFVESCKASPSDDPQAHTSYTIIENGCKKDETVKFYSNHDNKVKFGMKAFKFIGWYDQVFITCSVILCEAGNPNTRCSQGCTNATASPAVHHHHRREAPIQTTSHYISQGPVRLGRSADTRDAPSTVLNNGLNMNLVVIAGCLLMVSAVIYTKRPKIVYQPLPISDF, encoded by the exons ATGAGATGTGTCGTTGTTGAGGTTGAACATCATCAATTTG TTCCTGAAGCCAATGTGATTTGTACTGAGAATTTCATGGCTATTGAGCTGGAAACATCAATATCAGAGAGCATCCAGCTACATGTGGATCACTTGCGCCTCAATGACCCATCTTGCACACTCTACTCCAATGGCACCCATGTCTTTGCCAACATGTCCCTTAACACATGTGGTACTACAGTGGAG gaagATCAGGACAGTCTCTTCTTCAAGAATGAAATTGTGTCATTTGATAACCAAAGCAATGTCATAACCAGAATCAATCAGGTGGAGTTTCAGTTCTTCTGCAAGTACCCTAAGAGAAGCAATGTGACCCTAGAGTTTGACACTCACAGAGGCCCTTACGCATTTGTGCAAAAAGGATTCGGAACGTTCAGTTATCAGTTTGAGTTCTTCCACTCAAGTCAGTTCCAATATCGGAGGGACCCCAACTCTTATCCCCTGGAGTACAGCCTTGGTGAGATGATGTACATGCAGATTGAAGGCATGTCTTCAGTCAACAACACTGAGCTCTTTGTGGAGTCTTGCAAGGCCAGTCCCAGTGATGACCCTCAGGCCCATACTTCCTATACCATCATTGAAAATGG atgcaagaAAGATGAAACTGTGAAGTTCTACTCAAACCATGACAATAAAGTCAAGTTTGGAATGAAGGCATTTAAATTCATCGGATGGTATGACCAG GTTTTCATCACCTGTTCGGTGATACTGTGTGAGGCTGGAAACCCCAACACCAGGTGTTCTCAGGGCTGCACCAATGCCACTGCCTCACCTGCAGTGCATCACCATCACAGGAGAGAGGCTCCCATTCAGACCACCAGTCACTACATTTCCCAGGGTCCCGTGCGGCTCGGCAGGAGTGCAGACACCAGAGATGCTCCAAGCACAG TGCTAAATAATGGTTTGAACATGAATCTGGTTGTCATCGCTGGATGCCTGCTGATGGTTTCTGCAGTGATCTACACCAAGCGACCTAAGATTGTGTATCAGCCACTGCCAATCTCTGACTTTTAA